In a genomic window of Thiosocius teredinicola:
- a CDS encoding class I SAM-dependent methyltransferase — translation MRLLVTIGWVMFLALSASAEQNVNPDINRNYQNPNVTQWRGVFERDGREVWDRRDDIIRQLRLKPGQKIADVGAGTGFFTLMMAQAVGPTGKVYAVDIAKNFVDASVQRAKDHGLQNVAGVVNDAHSVRLPANAVDLVFTSDTYHHFEYPQSTLASIHSALVPGGEMVVIDFKRVPGISNPWVLQHVRAGEATVTAEIESAGFELVERLDFMQTQYFLRFRKR, via the coding sequence ATGCGTCTTCTTGTCACGATCGGATGGGTGATGTTTCTGGCGTTGTCGGCGAGTGCCGAGCAAAACGTCAATCCCGATATCAACCGCAATTATCAGAACCCGAATGTCACGCAATGGCGCGGCGTGTTCGAACGTGACGGCCGCGAGGTGTGGGATCGGCGAGACGACATCATTCGCCAGCTGCGCCTTAAGCCTGGACAGAAGATCGCCGACGTGGGGGCCGGTACCGGCTTTTTTACCTTGATGATGGCGCAGGCCGTCGGCCCGACCGGCAAGGTATATGCCGTCGATATCGCCAAGAACTTCGTCGATGCCAGCGTGCAGCGCGCCAAGGATCATGGCCTGCAGAATGTTGCCGGCGTGGTCAACGATGCGCACAGCGTGCGACTGCCGGCGAACGCGGTCGACCTGGTATTCACCAGCGACACCTATCACCATTTCGAGTATCCGCAATCCACACTGGCGAGCATCCATAGTGCCTTGGTGCCCGGCGGGGAAATGGTGGTGATCGATTTCAAGCGTGTGCCGGGTATCAGCAACCCCTGGGTGCTGCAGCACGTGCGTGCCGGTGAGGCGACGGTGACGGCCGAGATCGAGTCGGCAGGTTTCGAGCTGGTTGAACGCCTCGACTTTATGCAGACGCAGTATTTTTTGCGGTTTCGTAAGCGCTAG
- a CDS encoding alpha/beta hydrolase, whose product MTGCSSPALFVANGLARWDGYQRTSGLQYGPHDANLLDVYEPGGDVAGVVVFFYGGCWGACTSYPREYYRFVAQTLASRGYVVVVPDYRQYPIARFAQIRDDAVAAVAWVQDNAGSFGANSAPLFLMGHSAGGHIAAMLTVDERLLGDDRHARLAGFVGLAAPYDFDFDRPYLPKVFAGLPYADSQPSRFIEGNEPPLLLLWGRADEQVYERNIVTMQQTLVQAGGDVEAHLYDDLDHTDLLAAFAIPSRDTSPVVADILGFLQRHRDSP is encoded by the coding sequence ATGACGGGCTGCTCGAGTCCGGCGCTTTTCGTCGCGAATGGGCTGGCGCGTTGGGATGGTTATCAACGCACGTCTGGACTGCAATACGGCCCGCACGACGCCAATCTGCTCGATGTGTATGAACCGGGTGGCGATGTCGCCGGTGTGGTTGTTTTCTTCTACGGTGGATGTTGGGGCGCCTGCACGAGCTATCCGCGCGAGTACTATCGCTTTGTCGCACAAACGCTCGCCTCGCGCGGCTATGTGGTCGTCGTTCCGGACTACCGACAGTATCCGATTGCGCGTTTTGCGCAGATCAGGGATGACGCCGTGGCGGCCGTCGCCTGGGTCCAGGACAATGCCGGGTCATTCGGTGCGAACAGTGCCCCATTATTCTTGATGGGCCATTCGGCGGGCGGTCATATCGCGGCGATGTTGACCGTTGATGAGCGTTTGCTCGGCGATGACCGGCATGCACGACTTGCGGGTTTCGTGGGCCTGGCCGCGCCGTACGATTTCGATTTCGACCGCCCCTATCTGCCGAAGGTGTTCGCCGGCTTGCCGTATGCCGATTCGCAGCCGAGCCGCTTCATCGAGGGCAACGAACCGCCGCTGTTGCTGTTGTGGGGACGTGCCGACGAACAGGTCTACGAGCGCAATATCGTGACAATGCAGCAGACGCTTGTGCAAGCGGGGGGCGATGTCGAGGCGCACCTGTACGATGACCTTGACCATACCGACCTGCTGGCGGCGTTCGCCATCCCGTCGAGGGATACATCGCCGGTCGTGGCTGATATTCTTGGCTTTCTGCAACGGCATCGCGACTCCCCCTGA
- a CDS encoding adenine nucleotide alpha hydrolase family protein has product MAIRKCKRCLITDKVPGVRIDNQGICNLCTAHDTQDNAASDQQRLDFEANLEQTLTTTRGAGEYDCIVPLSGGKDSVYLLYKLKTDYPHLRLLAFTTDINIPPIAWDNIRRVIAKLAIDHVVYRPPETFYRKLFRYILTHQEERGAVYSVSYVYAPLFEGDAIKLAIEKQVPLVLAGYSPGQPEPERMLYEFSRTLIEQVSWLPPELARSDQFSNDELHRFFDPQCYAQETRFPRYLAPFHAWRYDQEAIMKQVVQLGLVRSSRHASPIFSNYPINWLLMYSDLKHFGYNPYLPEFATLIREGKANRKQWQVLGPIVDFMIKHKVLLAAEVRRSLRWLGLSEDQLSINKPHGAYDPPAL; this is encoded by the coding sequence TTGGCGATTCGAAAATGTAAGCGATGCCTGATCACGGACAAGGTACCCGGAGTAAGGATCGACAACCAAGGCATCTGCAACCTGTGCACCGCGCACGATACGCAAGACAACGCCGCCTCTGACCAGCAACGATTGGATTTCGAGGCCAATCTTGAACAAACCCTCACCACAACTCGCGGCGCGGGTGAATACGACTGCATCGTGCCGCTCAGTGGCGGCAAAGACAGTGTCTATCTACTGTACAAGCTGAAAACCGACTACCCACATCTCCGCCTGCTCGCCTTCACGACGGACATCAACATCCCGCCGATCGCATGGGACAACATACGTCGCGTCATCGCCAAACTAGCTATCGATCATGTCGTCTATCGACCGCCGGAGACTTTCTATCGCAAGCTGTTCCGCTACATCCTGACGCACCAGGAAGAACGCGGCGCCGTGTATTCCGTATCGTATGTCTACGCACCGTTGTTCGAAGGCGATGCCATCAAGCTGGCCATCGAGAAACAGGTGCCGCTGGTGCTGGCCGGCTACTCGCCGGGACAACCGGAACCCGAGCGTATGCTTTACGAGTTTTCACGCACGCTGATCGAACAGGTGTCGTGGTTACCACCCGAACTCGCACGCAGCGATCAATTCTCGAACGACGAACTGCACCGCTTCTTCGATCCGCAATGCTATGCGCAAGAAACGCGCTTTCCACGCTACCTTGCACCGTTTCATGCCTGGCGTTACGACCAAGAGGCCATCATGAAACAGGTGGTACAACTCGGCCTGGTGCGCAGCAGTCGACATGCCAGCCCGATATTCAGCAACTATCCCATCAACTGGTTGCTGATGTACTCCGATCTCAAGCATTTCGGCTACAACCCCTACCTGCCCGAATTCGCCACCTTGATTCGCGAAGGCAAAGCTAACCGAAAGCAATGGCAGGTCCTTGGCCCGATCGTCGACTTCATGATCAAACACAAGGTTCTGCTGGCCGCCGAGGTCAGGCGCAGCCTTCGTTGGCTGGGCCTGAGCGAAGACCAACTGTCGATCAACAAGCCACATGGTGCATACGACCCACCGGCACTTTGA
- a CDS encoding AMP-dependent synthetase/ligase has translation MQMDGARLVDELIGRPARTTPDKQIVFHRDTVRGEWHAINCLKLHSLVEEMQTYLQSSGIHSGAIVGIVLPSSVTWEVVRFACLQIGATVVGLDHHDLGDTFTHVVAISQAQYLITDEAAHQQLNLADYASVTAAVVIDTDQPTLPIEARARLISSTQPAGEDARNRDRESDQHADVAAIVFTSGTGSKPKGIGYSATQIILAVSAILDAFPELDSTRRTACWLPLSNLFQQIVNLCALKAGAPIYFVEDPRKIMQLLPQIRPIVLVGVPRFFEKAFESISARFAKLPAPLAGVIDFLLRHAGSRTAAGRFWAMLAKPFFSPVRNAFGGQIAFFISGSAPMQPRLLQRFDALGLPIFEAYGLSENIVPVAVNRPAAYRFGSVGKPLGQNELKIASDGELWCRGHGVCRQYLKSEQQPSLDPDGFLATGDYAKLDADGYLWLTGRKSEGFKTSTGRLIAPTEIEACLAGIPAIDQAVAFGASRKFITLLVTLRPPYPDTTGMLSIVGEVRRATRTLADYKRPAGVVLLQHTFSPSDGELTANLKLKRRAVAQKYADRIDALYAKIEHNQFDADTLLPWGDSSFLARL, from the coding sequence ATGCAAATGGATGGCGCCCGACTGGTCGACGAGTTGATCGGCAGGCCCGCGCGTACGACGCCCGACAAACAGATCGTATTCCATCGAGACACGGTTCGCGGAGAATGGCATGCCATCAATTGCCTGAAGCTGCATTCGCTGGTCGAGGAAATGCAAACCTATCTGCAGTCGAGCGGTATCCACAGCGGCGCCATCGTCGGCATCGTATTGCCATCGAGCGTGACATGGGAGGTCGTGCGTTTTGCCTGTCTGCAGATCGGCGCCACCGTTGTCGGGCTCGACCATCACGATCTGGGAGACACCTTCACCCATGTCGTTGCCATCAGTCAGGCGCAATACCTGATAACCGACGAGGCAGCTCACCAGCAACTCAATCTCGCAGACTACGCGAGCGTGACGGCCGCCGTCGTCATCGACACGGATCAGCCAACCCTGCCCATCGAAGCTCGCGCCAGACTGATAAGTTCAACGCAGCCGGCTGGCGAAGACGCTCGAAATCGTGACCGTGAAAGCGACCAGCACGCCGATGTTGCAGCAATCGTGTTCACCTCGGGCACCGGTAGCAAACCGAAAGGCATCGGTTACTCGGCAACACAGATCATCCTTGCCGTATCCGCCATACTGGACGCATTCCCCGAACTCGACAGTACGCGGCGCACCGCCTGCTGGCTGCCCTTGTCGAACCTTTTTCAACAGATCGTGAACCTGTGTGCGCTCAAGGCCGGTGCACCGATCTATTTCGTCGAAGACCCGCGCAAGATCATGCAACTGTTGCCGCAGATCCGACCGATCGTGCTGGTCGGCGTGCCGCGTTTCTTCGAAAAGGCGTTTGAATCAATCAGCGCACGCTTTGCAAAACTGCCTGCCCCCTTGGCGGGCGTGATCGACTTTCTGCTGCGACATGCCGGCTCACGGACCGCAGCAGGGCGCTTTTGGGCAATGCTCGCGAAGCCTTTCTTCTCCCCGGTCAGAAACGCCTTCGGCGGACAGATCGCATTCTTCATCAGCGGCTCCGCCCCGATGCAGCCACGACTACTGCAACGCTTCGACGCCCTCGGCCTGCCGATCTTCGAGGCCTACGGTCTGAGCGAAAACATCGTGCCGGTGGCCGTAAACCGACCGGCTGCCTACCGTTTCGGCAGCGTCGGCAAACCGCTCGGTCAGAACGAACTCAAGATCGCCAGTGACGGCGAGCTATGGTGTCGGGGCCACGGGGTATGCCGGCAATATCTGAAGAGCGAGCAGCAGCCGTCGCTCGACCCAGACGGATTCCTGGCCACGGGCGACTATGCCAAACTCGATGCCGATGGCTATCTATGGCTTACCGGTCGCAAATCCGAGGGTTTCAAAACCAGTACCGGACGTTTGATCGCGCCGACCGAGATAGAGGCCTGCCTGGCGGGCATACCAGCGATCGACCAAGCGGTTGCCTTCGGCGCGAGCCGCAAATTCATCACACTGCTGGTCACCCTTCGCCCCCCGTATCCCGACACGACAGGGATGCTGTCTATCGTCGGGGAGGTTCGCCGCGCCACACGCACACTGGCCGACTACAAGCGACCAGCCGGCGTTGTCCTGCTTCAACACACCTTCTCACCGAGCGACGGCGAGCTGACCGCCAACCTCAAACTGAAACGCCGTGCGGTCGCGCAGAAATATGCCGATCGCATCGATGCGCTGTATGCCAAGATCGAACACAACCAATTCGATGCCGACACCTTGCTTCCGTGGGGCGACTCGAGCTTTCTGGCAAGACTATGA
- a CDS encoding SDR family oxidoreductase encodes MNVFLTGVTGNIGSAVARRLLSIEGGHIWLLMRSAGDGDLPDRLARLFELWQLTPAQQREAALRLTPLRGDMALPRFGLADSDWSAIAAQCDTLIHAAGVVRMNLPLEEARRFAVGSADNLMSLADHIAKHRNVHIAYVSTVGVIGRLSQPLVDDWVIQARGFHNTYEQSKAEAEDRLRQWSRRDNVTLTVHRPSMVVGASDGKLLRHQVFYYLCEFLSGRHTKGIQPKLGDMSLDTIPVDYVADAVAWAVQHQRDDKIFNLCSGVGHEVKLSDVQRWVRSTMGDRGLRLPPVHALPPSLFTAATKLLMLLAPKDAKKRLATLPVLLDYLHAPQVFDGKNTRDYLGRKARLTLPTPETYLPAIIERYFT; translated from the coding sequence ATGAACGTATTCCTGACCGGGGTTACCGGCAATATCGGCAGCGCCGTTGCACGTCGCCTGCTCAGCATTGAAGGCGGGCATATCTGGCTGTTGATGCGTTCGGCTGGTGACGGCGATCTGCCCGATCGCCTGGCCCGACTGTTCGAGCTGTGGCAACTGACGCCCGCTCAACAACGCGAAGCCGCACTGCGACTGACGCCGCTGCGCGGTGATATGGCACTGCCAAGGTTCGGCCTTGCAGACAGCGACTGGTCGGCCATCGCCGCGCAGTGCGACACCTTGATCCATGCGGCCGGCGTGGTGCGCATGAATCTGCCGCTTGAAGAGGCGCGCCGATTCGCTGTCGGTTCGGCAGACAATCTCATGTCGCTCGCTGACCATATAGCGAAGCATCGCAACGTGCACATCGCCTATGTCAGTACAGTGGGCGTCATCGGACGGTTATCGCAACCGCTTGTCGACGATTGGGTGATACAGGCGCGCGGTTTCCACAACACCTACGAGCAGTCGAAAGCGGAAGCCGAAGACAGGTTGCGGCAATGGTCACGCCGCGACAACGTTACCTTGACGGTTCACCGGCCGAGCATGGTGGTCGGCGCCTCGGACGGCAAGCTGTTGCGACACCAAGTGTTCTATTACCTGTGCGAGTTTCTATCCGGTCGCCATACCAAAGGTATCCAACCCAAGCTGGGCGACATGAGCCTGGATACGATCCCGGTCGACTATGTTGCCGACGCGGTCGCCTGGGCCGTACAACACCAGCGCGATGACAAGATCTTCAATCTGTGTTCCGGAGTTGGACACGAGGTAAAGCTCAGCGATGTACAGCGCTGGGTACGTTCAACGATGGGCGACAGGGGATTACGCCTTCCGCCGGTACATGCACTGCCGCCGTCTTTGTTCACGGCCGCAACAAAGCTGCTGATGCTGCTCGCGCCCAAAGACGCGAAGAAACGTCTGGCAACGCTCCCGGTGCTACTCGACTATCTGCACGCTCCGCAGGTATTCGACGGTAAGAACACGCGTGACTATCTGGGCCGCAAGGCGCGGCTTACGCTGCCCACGCCGGAGACCTATCTGCCGGCCATCATCGAGCGCTACTTCACATAG
- a CDS encoding dioxygenase family protein: MNQNRRTFVLGGAGLLLSAAAPAASLLTPRQTAGPFYPPELPLDNDNDLVHVEDQAGVAKGLVTDLRGRLLDSNGRPMSGMRIEIWQCDANGRYRHPRDPGDAPIDPAFQGFGHTISDAQGRYRFLTIKPVPYPGRTPHIHVAVYPPGERPFVTQLYVAGEARNGEDFLYNRIPTELRPLVTAEFSQSASAGSDLRADWDLVLGVA; this comes from the coding sequence GTGAATCAGAACCGACGAACTTTTGTCCTGGGCGGTGCTGGCCTGCTGCTGTCGGCCGCCGCGCCTGCAGCATCTCTGCTCACGCCGCGACAGACCGCGGGACCTTTCTATCCGCCTGAACTGCCGCTGGACAACGATAACGACCTGGTGCATGTCGAAGACCAGGCCGGTGTTGCGAAAGGCCTCGTCACAGACCTGCGCGGGCGCCTGCTCGACAGCAACGGTCGGCCGATGTCCGGCATGCGCATCGAGATCTGGCAATGCGATGCCAATGGCCGCTATCGGCATCCGCGAGATCCCGGTGATGCGCCGATCGATCCGGCATTTCAGGGGTTCGGTCACACCATCAGTGACGCGCAGGGCCGCTATCGTTTCCTGACGATCAAACCGGTGCCTTACCCTGGGCGCACACCGCATATCCATGTCGCCGTCTATCCGCCCGGTGAGCGGCCATTTGTAACCCAGCTCTATGTCGCGGGCGAAGCGCGCAATGGCGAAGATTTTCTGTACAACCGCATCCCGACTGAACTGCGGCCGCTGGTTACTGCCGAGTTCTCGCAATCGGCATCTGCGGGTTCGGATCTGCGGGCCGACTGGGACCTCGTGCTCGGCGTCGCGTAG
- the mgtE gene encoding magnesium transporter, producing MQHPLPSAIKPIEALKHVRGILTSQAVERDLAGRSAGPRHDLQNELLLRQQRGTLWREINQLHPADIAYVLENLPLDERSAVWKQVAPHHNGAVLLEVSDAVRAHLLDQMDSKTVLDATRHMDTDEIADLVPNLPDDVVPSLLEGLAPGERERLSSAMSFPEGTVGSLMEFDVAAVRADVSVDVVLRWLRRRGSLPVGTDMLPVVDRAGVLQGVLHFNSLLTCPGDALVSDIMRGDPVAFHSNDSAADAAHAFERYDLIAAPVINIHGTLVGLLKVEAVVDHLQATSQRGLLSQAGLRDDEDLFAPVWRSARNRGFWLALNLLTAFIASRVIGQFEHTIEQIVALATLMPIVAAVGGNTGNQTLALVIRGFALGQISDTAFRRLLLKESAVGLVNGLIWGGTMAAITLLLYADVGLALIMFAAMVLTLTFAALAGAFTPSLLRRLGQDPAYGSAILVTGITDSLGFFIFLGLAAAFLGVDA from the coding sequence ATGCAACACCCCTTACCTTCTGCAATAAAGCCCATCGAGGCCCTCAAACACGTCCGCGGCATTCTTACCTCACAGGCGGTCGAACGCGATCTTGCCGGGCGCAGCGCCGGCCCGCGCCACGACCTGCAGAATGAACTTTTGTTGCGCCAGCAACGCGGCACCCTGTGGCGTGAGATCAACCAACTACACCCTGCCGACATCGCCTACGTGCTCGAAAATCTGCCGCTGGATGAGCGCAGCGCCGTATGGAAGCAGGTAGCACCGCACCACAACGGCGCCGTGCTGCTCGAGGTCAGCGATGCGGTGCGCGCCCATCTACTCGACCAGATGGACAGCAAGACCGTACTCGACGCGACCCGTCACATGGATACCGACGAGATCGCCGACCTGGTACCGAACCTGCCGGATGACGTCGTACCCAGCCTGTTGGAAGGCCTCGCACCGGGCGAGCGCGAGCGTCTCAGTTCGGCGATGTCGTTTCCCGAAGGTACCGTCGGCAGCCTGATGGAGTTCGATGTCGCCGCGGTGCGCGCCGATGTATCGGTCGACGTCGTGCTGCGCTGGCTCAGGCGACGCGGCAGTCTGCCGGTCGGCACCGACATGTTGCCGGTGGTCGATCGGGCCGGCGTGCTGCAGGGTGTTCTGCATTTCAACAGTCTGCTGACCTGCCCCGGCGACGCATTGGTCAGCGATATCATGCGCGGTGATCCCGTGGCCTTTCACAGCAATGACAGCGCCGCCGATGCCGCGCACGCGTTCGAGCGTTACGATCTGATCGCTGCCCCGGTGATCAACATCCATGGCACGCTGGTCGGCCTGCTCAAGGTCGAGGCGGTAGTCGATCATCTGCAGGCCACCAGCCAGCGGGGCCTGCTGTCGCAGGCCGGTCTGCGCGATGATGAAGATCTATTCGCCCCGGTGTGGCGTTCGGCACGCAACCGCGGCTTTTGGCTGGCGCTGAATCTGTTGACCGCGTTCATCGCCTCGCGGGTAATCGGCCAGTTCGAACACACCATCGAACAGATCGTTGCCCTGGCCACGCTGATGCCGATCGTTGCCGCAGTCGGCGGCAACACCGGCAACCAGACGCTCGCGCTGGTGATTCGCGGCTTTGCGCTCGGCCAGATCAGCGATACCGCCTTCCGTCGCTTGCTGCTCAAAGAATCGGCGGTCGGGCTGGTGAATGGCCTGATCTGGGGCGGCACCATGGCGGCCATCACCTTGTTGCTCTACGCCGACGTTGGGTTGGCATTGATCATGTTCGCCGCGATGGTGCTCACCCTGACGTTCGCCGCGCTCGCCGGCGCGTTCACCCCGTCGCTGTTGCGCCGCCTCGGGCAAGACCCCGCCTACGGAAGTGCGATCCTGGTCACAGGCATCACCGACAGTCTGGGATTCTTTATCTTTCTCGGCCTTGCGGCCGCGTTCCTGGGTGTCGACGCGTAA
- a CDS encoding OmpA family protein translates to MNKLLTSTVFACAVTVGVAGCATDDPHKRAKVGAAAGAVAGAVLGHQVDGKSGRWVGAVAGALAGGAVGHYMDNQQQEFESALEQERQANEMEIERLKDDTLKLTVDSEVSFDFGKADIKPAFRPSLDKLAQLIQKYDRTVVHVVGHTDSVGSDAFNQELSERRAMNTGDYLASYGVTRDRIRTEGRGETEPRATNATEAGRQLNRRVEIFVKPIVEGQEQRAYEPPKYY, encoded by the coding sequence ATGAACAAACTCCTAACCAGCACAGTCTTCGCCTGCGCCGTCACCGTTGGCGTCGCCGGGTGCGCGACCGACGATCCGCACAAACGCGCCAAAGTCGGCGCCGCCGCCGGCGCCGTGGCCGGCGCAGTGCTGGGTCACCAGGTGGATGGCAAGTCGGGACGCTGGGTAGGCGCTGTCGCGGGCGCGCTGGCCGGTGGTGCCGTCGGCCACTACATGGACAACCAGCAGCAGGAGTTCGAATCGGCGTTGGAGCAAGAACGTCAAGCCAACGAAATGGAGATCGAGCGCCTCAAGGACGACACGCTGAAGCTGACGGTCGACTCCGAGGTATCGTTTGACTTCGGCAAGGCCGATATCAAGCCGGCGTTTCGCCCGTCACTCGACAAGCTGGCCCAGTTGATTCAGAAGTATGACCGCACCGTGGTGCACGTGGTCGGTCATACCGACAGCGTGGGTTCCGATGCCTTCAACCAGGAACTGTCGGAGCGTCGCGCGATGAACACGGGCGACTACCTGGCATCATATGGCGTAACCCGTGATCGTATCCGTACCGAAGGTCGCGGCGAGACCGAACCGCGTGCCACCAACGCCACCGAGGCGGGCCGCCAGCTCAACCGACGCGTCGAGATCTTCGTCAAGCCGATCGTCGAAGGCCAGGAGCAACGCGCTTACGAGCCGCCGAAGTACTACTGA
- a CDS encoding aminotransferase-like domain-containing protein yields the protein MTVSMHAASDGFLYDQVTRHVLDLVEKGTLKPGDRAPSLRGLSKQLKVSISTVNQAYSALQDLGVLRVRPQSGYYVDGQVPQSQQAQLPRKTTNSRKPRKVRFGELFEEIFTVANDPDVVPLGAAVPATELMPVKGLLRATQRAASRHPEKALEYCFPPGNRDLRHEIARRYVDLGLSVDPDDIIVTSGCSEALALSLETVTKRGDIVAVESPTYFSVLRLIERMGLLAVEIDSDPQTGICLDALENVLETMDIKAVVGVLNFSNPIGSMMPDAAKQRLVEMLSQADVPLIEDDIYGDIHFGDQRPGIAKCYDKRGLVLTCSSFSKSIAPGYRIGWVIADRYRKDLMEWKQATSSAMCSLTQMAMADYLRSGEYDRHLVRLRSAYRLQVEKMRFMLLKHFPPGARITSPQGGFVLWVELPRGVDALELVNRALRENISLMPGMMFSATRKYRNYVRVNCGTPWDARIENAVVRLGELLREMDGENAESSSAALADG from the coding sequence ATGACAGTTTCAATGCACGCGGCGAGCGATGGGTTTCTCTACGATCAGGTGACCCGGCATGTGCTCGATCTGGTCGAGAAGGGCACGCTTAAGCCGGGTGACCGCGCGCCGTCGCTGCGCGGCCTGAGCAAACAGCTCAAGGTCAGCATCTCGACCGTCAACCAGGCCTACAGCGCCCTGCAGGACCTCGGGGTACTGCGCGTGCGGCCGCAATCCGGCTACTACGTGGACGGCCAGGTGCCGCAGAGTCAGCAGGCCCAGTTGCCGCGCAAGACAACGAACAGTCGCAAGCCGCGCAAGGTGCGCTTCGGCGAATTGTTCGAAGAGATCTTCACGGTGGCCAACGATCCCGACGTGGTGCCGCTGGGCGCCGCCGTGCCGGCCACTGAGCTGATGCCGGTCAAGGGACTGCTACGCGCAACTCAGCGCGCCGCATCGCGTCATCCGGAGAAGGCGTTGGAATACTGTTTTCCACCCGGCAACCGCGATCTGCGCCATGAGATCGCGCGTCGCTACGTCGACCTCGGCCTGTCGGTGGATCCTGACGATATCATCGTGACGTCGGGCTGCAGCGAGGCGCTGGCGCTGAGCCTGGAAACCGTGACCAAGCGCGGCGACATCGTTGCCGTAGAATCGCCCACTTATTTCTCGGTGTTGCGCCTGATCGAACGCATGGGGCTGTTGGCCGTCGAGATCGACAGCGACCCGCAGACCGGCATCTGCCTGGACGCCCTGGAAAATGTGCTCGAGACAATGGATATCAAGGCGGTCGTCGGGGTGCTCAATTTCAGCAATCCGATCGGGTCGATGATGCCGGATGCGGCAAAGCAGCGCCTGGTCGAGATGCTGAGCCAGGCCGACGTGCCACTGATCGAGGACGATATCTATGGCGACATCCACTTCGGCGACCAGCGTCCCGGCATCGCCAAGTGCTATGACAAGCGCGGGCTGGTGCTGACTTGCTCGTCGTTTTCCAAGTCGATCGCCCCCGGATACCGCATCGGATGGGTGATCGCCGATCGCTATCGAAAGGATCTGATGGAGTGGAAGCAGGCGACGTCGTCAGCGATGTGCAGCCTGACGCAGATGGCGATGGCCGACTATCTGCGCAGCGGTGAGTACGATCGCCACCTGGTTCGCCTGCGCAGCGCCTACCGCCTACAGGTCGAGAAGATGCGCTTCATGTTGCTCAAGCATTTTCCGCCCGGCGCGCGCATAACCAGCCCGCAGGGTGGGTTCGTGTTGTGGGTCGAGCTTCCACGGGGTGTCGATGCGTTGGAACTGGTCAACCGCGCGTTGCGCGAGAACATCAGCCTGATGCCGGGCATGATGTTTTCGGCTACCCGTAAGTATCGCAACTACGTGCGGGTGAATTGCGGCACGCCCTGGGATGCACGCATCGAAAATGCGGTAGTGCGCCTCGGTGAATTGCTGCGCGAGATGGACGGGGAAAATGCCGAATCCTCATCCGCCGCCTTGGCGGACGGATGA
- a CDS encoding DUF1127 domain-containing protein, whose amino-acid sequence MSAITGILDTTLSGVGQPVWTGRRIMPDLLWFQRARQRRALAELDDRQLDDIGISREQAQREAAKRFWQK is encoded by the coding sequence ATGAGTGCAATAACGGGGATCTTGGATACAACGCTGTCCGGGGTGGGCCAGCCGGTTTGGACCGGCCGCCGAATCATGCCGGATCTGTTGTGGTTCCAACGCGCGCGCCAGCGCCGCGCCCTCGCCGAACTGGATGACCGGCAACTCGACGATATCGGAATCAGCCGCGAGCAGGCGCAGCGCGAAGCGGCCAAGCGTTTCTGGCAGAAGTAG